From Coffea arabica cultivar ET-39 chromosome 2e, Coffea Arabica ET-39 HiFi, whole genome shotgun sequence, the proteins below share one genomic window:
- the LOC140036300 gene encoding uncharacterized protein encodes MTISRRGPSISHLFFADDSLIFCKAEPSQAKELMYLLKRYEEGSGQIIILEKSSVFFSKNMSSVKQDDICKELGKIQKVSQGKYLGLPMVVTRTKEQVFGFVKDNCQKRINS; translated from the coding sequence ATGACGATCAGCAGAAGAGGACCATCAAtctctcatttattttttgctGATGATTCTCTAATATTTTGTAAAGCTGAGCCCAGTCAGGCTAAGGAGCTAATGTACTTGCTGAAGAGATACGAGGAAGGCTCAGGTCAAATTATCATTTTGGAGAAGTCATCTgtattttttagcaaaaatatGTCCAGTGTTAAGCAAGATGATATATGTAAGGAGCTGGGGAAAATACAAAAAGTCAGTCAAGGGAAGTACCTGGGTCTACCAATGGTGGTCACCAGAACTAAGGAACAGGTGTTTGGTTTTGTGAAGGATAATTGCCAGAAAAGAATAAACTCctag